In Natronomonas halophila, one DNA window encodes the following:
- a CDS encoding enoyl-CoA hydratase/isomerase family protein, whose translation MTLDTTALSNDDLSVTKSDDEVVVRATIDRPDKHNALNDRVLNGLMDVMDAADESPARVVVIRGAGGTFCSGGDLEGMDETEDPPMEERRRNSSKLSDLFEHMVDTSALTVAAVEGYCLAGGCGLAAACEFVVAADDAEFGTPEVNVGMFPMQAMASILPAVLEKQGLKMLFTGDHVSATEGREIGLVTDVLDADEFEGRLDAYVDKLAANSPVMISMGKEAYHTQRDMPFDRSHNYLKEMLTLLMESEDHEEGVAAFVEDREPDWKR comes from the coding sequence ATGACACTCGATACGACAGCACTCTCCAACGACGACCTCTCCGTCACCAAAAGCGACGACGAGGTGGTCGTCCGAGCGACGATAGACCGCCCCGACAAGCACAACGCGCTGAACGACCGCGTCCTGAACGGCCTGATGGACGTGATGGACGCCGCGGACGAAAGCCCCGCCCGCGTCGTCGTCATCCGTGGGGCCGGAGGGACCTTCTGTTCCGGCGGCGACCTCGAGGGGATGGACGAAACCGAGGATCCGCCGATGGAGGAGCGTCGCCGAAACTCCTCGAAGCTCAGCGATCTCTTCGAGCACATGGTCGACACGTCCGCCCTCACGGTCGCGGCGGTCGAAGGCTACTGTCTCGCCGGCGGGTGTGGGCTGGCCGCGGCCTGCGAGTTCGTCGTCGCGGCCGACGACGCCGAGTTCGGTACCCCGGAAGTCAACGTCGGGATGTTCCCGATGCAGGCGATGGCCTCGATTCTGCCGGCCGTCCTCGAAAAGCAAGGCCTGAAGATGCTGTTTACGGGCGACCACGTCTCGGCGACCGAGGGCCGAGAAATCGGCCTCGTCACGGACGTCCTCGACGCCGACGAATTCGAGGGACGCCTCGACGCCTACGTCGACAAACTCGCCGCGAACAGCCCGGTGATGATATCGATGGGGAAAGAGGCCTACCACACTCAGCGGGACATGCCGTTCGACCGGTCGCACAACTACCTCAAGGAGATGCTTACGCTCCTCATGGAAAGCGAGGACCACGAGGAGGGCGTCGCCGCGTTCGTCGAGGACCGCGAGCCCGATTGGAAACGATAG
- a CDS encoding acyl-CoA dehydrogenase family protein, translating to MEFEYDDSETATELVERTKAFMDEVVIPREREDFLGGGEMTDELIAELRAEAKERDLYAPQIPEEYGGLGLDFRDVLPMFEQAGRSLLGPPALRVDAPDEGNIHTIEMVGTDEQKEEWLVPLVDGEYTSAFSMTEPMQGGGSDPKMIKTTAEKDDDEWVINGHKWWTSQGDEADILLVMARTNQDAHPYEGCSFFLVPPETDGVEFPRDVPYLGDSWGISHPEVIYDDVRVPEENLLGPKDEGFGIAQRRLGPARLTHCMRFCGMAKRSINVAKSYVSEREAFGSDLSEKQSLRFTVARAETRLHAVRTQVRHAARQIAAGKEARIEVAMCKVFAANVVNEIIDDMLQLCGGNGMARDLPLSYFYEDVRGFRIFDGADEVHLRSIAREAFEDVDDEEMQTVTRF from the coding sequence ATGGAGTTCGAGTACGACGACTCGGAGACGGCCACGGAGCTAGTCGAACGGACGAAGGCGTTCATGGACGAGGTGGTCATCCCACGGGAGCGCGAGGATTTCCTCGGCGGCGGCGAGATGACCGACGAACTGATTGCGGAGTTGCGGGCCGAAGCGAAGGAACGCGACCTGTACGCCCCACAGATTCCCGAAGAGTACGGCGGACTCGGCCTAGATTTCCGAGACGTACTGCCGATGTTCGAGCAGGCCGGGCGGTCGCTGCTGGGGCCGCCCGCGCTCCGCGTCGATGCGCCCGACGAGGGGAACATCCACACCATCGAGATGGTGGGAACGGACGAGCAGAAGGAAGAATGGCTGGTCCCGCTGGTCGACGGCGAGTACACCTCGGCCTTTTCGATGACCGAACCGATGCAGGGCGGTGGGTCGGACCCGAAGATGATCAAGACGACCGCCGAGAAGGACGACGACGAGTGGGTCATTAACGGCCACAAGTGGTGGACGAGTCAGGGCGACGAAGCCGACATCCTGCTCGTGATGGCACGGACGAACCAGGACGCCCACCCCTACGAGGGCTGTTCGTTCTTCCTCGTGCCGCCGGAGACCGACGGCGTCGAGTTCCCGCGTGATGTGCCGTATCTCGGCGACTCGTGGGGGATTAGCCATCCCGAAGTCATCTACGACGACGTGCGCGTGCCCGAAGAGAACCTGCTCGGACCGAAAGACGAAGGGTTCGGTATCGCCCAGCGGCGACTTGGACCCGCACGGCTGACCCACTGTATGCGCTTCTGCGGGATGGCAAAGCGGTCGATTAACGTCGCGAAGTCCTACGTGAGCGAGCGGGAAGCGTTCGGCAGCGACCTCTCGGAGAAACAGTCGTTGCGGTTCACGGTCGCACGTGCGGAGACGCGCCTGCACGCCGTCCGGACGCAGGTCCGGCACGCGGCCAGACAAATCGCCGCGGGCAAGGAAGCCCGCATCGAGGTCGCGATGTGTAAGGTGTTCGCGGCCAACGTCGTCAACGAAATCATCGACGACATGCTTCAGTTGTGCGGCGGCAACGGGATGGCCCGTGACCTGCCCCTCTCCTACTTCTACGAGGACGTCCGCGGGTTCCGCATCTTCGATGGGGCCGACGAGGTCCACCTCCGGTCGATTGCCCGTGAAGCCTTCGAGGACGTCGACGATGAGGAGATGCAGACCGTTACGCGGTTCTGA